The Leclercia sp. S52 genome has a segment encoding these proteins:
- a CDS encoding SDR family oxidoreductase, producing the protein MSHNNSPDQYPRPPFPEQLQPWPGLASQMTPQADHGETSYRGTGRLAGRKALITGGDSGIGRAVAIAYAREGADVAISYLPEEESDAAEVIKLIQAEGRNAVAIPGDIRTESFCETLVERAASELGGLDILVNNAGRQQFSTSIRNLSTADFDATFKTNVYAMFWITRAALNHLSTGAAIVNTSSVQAFDPDAIVLDYAQTKAAIVAFTKSLAKQLASEGIRVNAVAPGPYWTPLQVSGGQPQEKIVSMGSGTPMARPGQPVEIASLYVTLASDESSYCSGQVWCADGGNGTL; encoded by the coding sequence ATGTCGCATAACAACTCACCGGATCAGTACCCTCGCCCTCCCTTCCCTGAGCAGCTTCAACCCTGGCCGGGGCTCGCCTCGCAGATGACGCCTCAGGCCGATCATGGCGAGACCAGCTACCGCGGCACCGGCAGGCTCGCAGGCCGTAAAGCGCTTATCACCGGCGGCGATTCGGGGATTGGTCGGGCCGTGGCGATTGCCTACGCGCGTGAAGGTGCAGACGTGGCCATCAGCTATCTGCCTGAAGAGGAGAGCGACGCGGCAGAAGTGATCAAACTTATCCAGGCGGAAGGCCGTAACGCCGTCGCGATCCCCGGCGATATTCGCACCGAGTCCTTCTGCGAAACCCTGGTGGAACGCGCGGCCTCGGAGCTGGGCGGGCTTGATATCCTGGTGAACAATGCCGGGCGTCAGCAGTTCTCCACCTCGATTCGCAACCTCTCTACCGCCGACTTTGATGCCACCTTCAAAACCAACGTCTATGCCATGTTCTGGATCACCCGCGCCGCCCTCAACCATCTTTCAACGGGCGCCGCGATCGTTAACACCTCGTCCGTGCAGGCGTTCGATCCAGACGCCATCGTGCTGGACTATGCCCAGACCAAAGCCGCCATCGTGGCCTTTACCAAATCGCTGGCAAAACAGCTGGCCAGCGAAGGCATTCGCGTTAATGCCGTGGCACCCGGCCCCTACTGGACGCCGTTGCAGGTAAGCGGCGGCCAGCCGCAGGAGAAGATCGTCAGCATGGGCTCTGGCACGCCGATGGCACGCCCGGGGCAGCCGGTAGAAATCGCCTCGCTTTATGTGACTCTGGCCTCGGATGAGAGCAGCTATTGCTCGGGTCAGGTCTGGTGTGCAGACGGTGGCAACGGGACGCTTTAA
- a CDS encoding glycoside hydrolase family 15 protein, with product MKNAKYTMPLREEGFIGLGDYAAIGEGRSVALIAPDGSIDWWSAPNLDSPPLFDRLLDPKIGGFFSLTPAVDYTVSRAYREDSNVLETRYETDDGTVLLTESINSTLAGRLPWSELARRLEGVRGTVPFRLHLRFGTMVETRSPWRSDTFKGSVYHIGDLMAMLHTSENVVITHADDEEIEAEITLKKGSREVVALLVTQSEPLAVPDIQAIDNRIETSHAAWRDWVQGLKYDGLYKDHVIRSALALKFLWYSPTGALAAAATTSLPEGIGGKKNYDYRFAWVRDACLIIKAFTYLGTLEECKAAFSWLSKTIIKHGPEMQACYTLEGELVPEEKYVELQGYRDSQPVRVGNNARNQRQLSMYADMLGVAKLFVEAGHILDTGTSRFLGHLANQCADRWRMKDSGIWELPEERHYTHSKMSCWLALDCAVVLAEHSHIEPTWKARWERERDRIRDWVEEHCWSEAHQSYCFYVGDGGQLDASLALVSRYGVKVDPKRMKLTYQAIHQQLGHNSAMVYRYSGVEQEESTFIACSFWLAEAWASIGEPAAATESMDEILKTLCHRGNVETFNEMFDTRTGEWVGNMPQGLSHLALICAAQAISEHQREKK from the coding sequence TTGAAAAATGCTAAGTACACAATGCCGTTACGCGAGGAAGGATTTATTGGTCTGGGGGATTATGCCGCCATCGGTGAGGGCCGCTCCGTGGCGCTTATCGCTCCGGATGGCTCGATTGACTGGTGGAGCGCGCCCAATCTGGACTCACCGCCCCTTTTCGACCGGCTGCTTGACCCGAAGATCGGCGGGTTTTTCAGCCTGACGCCCGCGGTCGACTATACCGTCTCGCGTGCCTACCGCGAGGACAGCAACGTGCTGGAAACCCGTTATGAGACGGATGACGGCACGGTGCTGTTAACCGAATCCATCAACAGTACCCTGGCGGGGCGTCTGCCCTGGAGCGAGCTGGCCCGGCGGCTGGAAGGCGTGCGCGGCACCGTGCCTTTCCGGCTCCATCTGCGCTTCGGGACGATGGTCGAAACCCGCTCGCCCTGGCGGTCCGACACCTTCAAGGGCAGCGTTTACCACATTGGCGACCTGATGGCGATGCTGCACACCAGCGAAAACGTCGTCATCACCCACGCCGATGACGAGGAGATCGAGGCGGAGATCACCCTTAAAAAGGGAAGCCGGGAGGTTGTCGCCCTTCTCGTGACCCAGAGCGAACCGCTGGCCGTGCCGGACATTCAGGCGATTGATAACCGTATCGAAACCAGCCATGCCGCCTGGCGGGACTGGGTGCAGGGGCTTAAATACGATGGCCTCTATAAAGATCACGTCATCCGCTCCGCGCTGGCGCTGAAGTTCCTCTGGTACTCGCCAACCGGCGCGCTGGCCGCGGCGGCCACGACCTCCCTGCCGGAGGGGATTGGCGGTAAGAAAAACTACGACTACCGCTTTGCCTGGGTAAGAGATGCCTGCCTGATCATTAAAGCCTTTACCTATCTGGGCACCCTTGAAGAGTGTAAGGCGGCATTTTCCTGGCTGTCGAAAACCATTATCAAACACGGCCCGGAGATGCAGGCCTGCTATACCCTCGAAGGCGAGCTGGTTCCGGAAGAGAAGTACGTGGAACTGCAGGGCTACCGGGATTCGCAGCCGGTACGGGTGGGCAATAACGCCCGCAACCAGCGTCAGCTGAGCATGTATGCCGATATGCTTGGGGTGGCAAAGCTGTTTGTCGAAGCGGGCCATATCCTGGACACGGGCACCTCGCGTTTCCTCGGGCACCTTGCCAATCAGTGCGCCGACCGCTGGCGTATGAAGGACTCGGGGATCTGGGAGCTGCCGGAAGAGCGTCATTACACCCACTCGAAAATGTCCTGCTGGCTGGCACTGGACTGCGCGGTGGTGCTGGCGGAGCACAGCCATATCGAACCCACATGGAAGGCGCGCTGGGAACGCGAGCGGGACCGGATCCGCGACTGGGTTGAGGAGCACTGCTGGTCGGAAGCCCATCAGTCCTACTGCTTCTACGTCGGCGACGGCGGGCAGCTGGATGCCTCGCTGGCGCTGGTTTCACGCTACGGTGTGAAGGTGGATCCGAAACGCATGAAGCTGACCTATCAGGCCATCCACCAGCAGCTGGGCCATAACAGCGCAATGGTCTATCGCTACAGCGGCGTTGAGCAGGAAGAAAGCACCTTTATTGCCTGTTCATTCTGGCTGGCAGAGGCCTGGGCATCGATAGGCGAACCGGCGGCTGCCACAGAGAGCATGGATGAAATACTTAAGACGCTGTGCCACCGCGGCAACGTTGAAACTTTCAATGAAATGTTTGATACCCGCACCGGCGAGTGGGTCGGCAACATGCCCCAGGGCCTGAGCCATCTTGCCTTGATCTGCGCGGCACAGGCCATCAGCGAGCATCAGCGGGAGAAGAAATAA
- a CDS encoding DMT family transporter, whose protein sequence is MLLLLPGAHAPEPTSALMMIGSGLAWAYYSVKGKSMPEAIPATTGNFILAVPFTLILSLLPSVDRFASAPGLLLAMTSGALASGAAYALWYTLLPRMKAMTASTVQLSVPCLATLGGVVLLGETFSLRMLLSMCAVLLGIMMVIRAGRA, encoded by the coding sequence GTGCTGCTCCTGCTCCCCGGCGCGCATGCTCCGGAACCGACCAGTGCGCTGATGATGATCGGATCCGGGCTGGCCTGGGCGTACTACTCGGTGAAAGGGAAAAGCATGCCGGAGGCGATACCGGCAACGACGGGGAATTTTATTCTCGCCGTACCCTTCACCCTCATTCTCTCTCTATTGCCGTCCGTGGACAGATTTGCCAGCGCTCCCGGACTGTTGTTAGCCATGACGTCCGGGGCGCTGGCCTCAGGCGCGGCTTACGCCCTGTGGTATACGCTGCTGCCGAGGATGAAAGCCATGACCGCCAGCACGGTGCAGCTGAGCGTTCCCTGTCTTGCCACCCTTGGCGGCGTGGTACTGCTTGGCGAAACCTTCAGCCTGCGCATGCTGCTGTCGATGTGTGCCGTGCTGCTCGGCATCATGATGGTGATCCGGGCGGGCCGCGCCTGA
- a CDS encoding SOS response-associated peptidase, which produces MCGRFAQAQTREEYLAFLADEAECDIPYDPQPIGRYNVAPGTKVLLLSEREDLLHLDPVFWGYAPGWWDKPPLINARQETAASSRMFKPLWNHGRAIVFADGWFEWKKEGDKKQPYFLYRADGQPIFMAAIGSTPFERGDEAEGFLIVTAEADKGLVDIHDRRPLVLTPEAAREWLRETVNGQEAEEIARTGAVPADQFHWHAVTKAVGNVKNQGPELIDEISGA; this is translated from the coding sequence ATGTGTGGACGTTTTGCCCAGGCGCAGACCCGGGAAGAGTATCTGGCCTTTCTGGCCGATGAAGCGGAGTGCGATATTCCCTACGACCCGCAACCTATCGGGCGCTATAACGTCGCGCCCGGCACCAAAGTATTGCTGCTCAGCGAGCGCGAGGATCTGTTGCATCTCGACCCGGTATTCTGGGGTTACGCCCCCGGCTGGTGGGACAAGCCACCGCTGATCAATGCCCGCCAGGAGACCGCCGCCAGCAGCCGGATGTTTAAACCGCTGTGGAACCATGGTCGGGCGATTGTCTTTGCCGATGGCTGGTTCGAGTGGAAAAAAGAGGGAGATAAAAAGCAGCCTTACTTTCTCTATCGCGCCGACGGGCAACCCATTTTTATGGCCGCCATCGGCAGCACGCCGTTTGAACGCGGGGATGAGGCTGAAGGGTTCCTGATCGTCACCGCCGAGGCGGATAAAGGGCTGGTGGATATTCACGATCGGCGTCCGCTGGTATTAACGCCCGAGGCGGCGCGGGAATGGCTGCGCGAGACGGTGAACGGGCAAGAAGCAGAAGAGATCGCCCGGACCGGCGCAGTACCTGCAGACCAGTTCCACTGGCATGCCGTGACAAAGGCGGTGGGAAATGTGAAAAATCAGGGGCCAGAATTGATTGATGAAATCAGCGGCGCGTAA
- a CDS encoding DUF4113 domain-containing protein — MKKEGHGTLWFAGQGIEQQWQMKREMLSPRYTTRFSDLLRVR; from the coding sequence ATAAAAAAAGAGGGGCACGGCACCCTCTGGTTTGCCGGGCAGGGCATCGAACAGCAATGGCAAATGAAAAGAGAGATGCTATCTCCGCGATATACCACGCGTTTTTCTGATTTATTACGGGTGAGATAA